The sequence below is a genomic window from Burkholderia contaminans.
AATTTCGATCCTTCCCGCGAACGACGCGAGTTTCTTTGCGTCGCGCGTATAGACCGACAGGGTGTAGCCCTGCTTCAGGGCTTCCTCGATGATGTGCGTTCCGGTCGGCCCGGTTGCACCGAATAGCGCGACGTTTTTTTCCCGGCCATGAGGTCACGCAGCCTTCGCCAACAAGGTCTTGATGGCCGTTTCGGTGTTGGCGATTGCGGCCTTCGCCGCATCGGGGCCGAAAACCGTGCCTTCGACACGCACCACTTCAACGTCGGTCAGGCCGATGAAACCGAGCAGATGCAGCAAATAGTTGGTCTGGAAGTCGAACGGTGCCCAAGCACCTTCCGAGAACACGCCGCCGGCAGCGGTAACGAGATAGACCTTCTTGCCGGTCAGCAGCCCCTTCGGCCCAGTATCGCCGTAGCCGAAGGTGACGCCCGGCCAGGTGACGTGATCGAACCACGCCTTGAGCTGCGAGGGCAGACTGAAGTTGATCATGCCCGAACCGAGCACGATGACATCGGCGACCTTCAACTCATCGACCAGGTCTTGCGCGACCTTCACCGCCTCCACCTGTTCCGGCGTGCGATCTCCGGGCGACATGATTCGCCCCTGGATGTAGGCCGGTGCGATATGGGGGGGAGGATTCGCGGCAAGGTCGCGCACGGTCAGCAGGCCGCCCGTGCGGGCCTGGATGCCCTCTGCGATTTCGGTTGCGAAGCGGGTGGACAGGCTGTCACCCCCGCGCGGGCTGGACGTGACAAGCAGGGTGCGGCTCATGATGGCTCCCAGGTATAAAATAAGAACTAAGTTGGCTTATTAGCCTGACTTACCAATTCATACGTAGGATGGTATGGTTCCTTCCCTGTCCTCACAAGAAGGCACACGCATGTCACTTAGTCACCCTGAGCTACCCGCCGATATGCCTGCACCGGACAGTGGCGGCTGCCTGGCGACCCGCGAAATCCTGGATCGCATCGGCGACAAGTGGAGCCTCTATATCGTTGCCATGCTGGCCAATGGCCCGCGGCGCTTCAACGAATTGAAGCGCGGCATCGACGGCATTTCGCAGCGGATGCTGACACTGACCTTGCGCGGGCTGGAACGCGACGGACTGATAACGCGAACGATGTATCCAACGATTCCTCCACGCGTCGATTACGAACTGACTGACATGGGCAGAACGCTGTTGAAGCCTGTCATGGCGTTGGTCAACTGGGCGAGCGAGAATCAGGTCGCCATTGCCGAGGCGCACAAGCGTTTTGACGAGGCGCCGGAGCCAGATCAGGTCTTGATTCAGGG
It includes:
- a CDS encoding FMN-dependent NADH-azoreductase, whose translation is MSRTLLVTSSPRGGDSLSTRFATEIAEGIQARTGGLLTVRDLAANPPPHIAPAYIQGRIMSPGDRTPEQVEAVKVAQDLVDELKVADVIVLGSGMINFSLPSQLKAWFDHVTWPGVTFGYGDTGPKGLLTGKKVYLVTAAGGVFSEGAWAPFDFQTNYLLHLLGFIGLTDVEVVRVEGTVFGPDAAKAAIANTETAIKTLLAKAA
- a CDS encoding winged helix-turn-helix transcriptional regulator, coding for MSLSHPELPADMPAPDSGGCLATREILDRIGDKWSLYIVAMLANGPRRFNELKRGIDGISQRMLTLTLRGLERDGLITRTMYPTIPPRVDYELTDMGRTLLKPVMALVNWASENQVAIAEAHKRFDEAPEPDQVLIQGVVYQRR